A portion of the Acanthopagrus latus isolate v.2019 chromosome 21, fAcaLat1.1, whole genome shotgun sequence genome contains these proteins:
- the LOC119011689 gene encoding desmoglein-2-like, with protein MAPLLRCTVVILLAVVLTLVPVRAKGNGQVLRRHKREWIVPSRDLKEGHDYTGLDYIAIIRSDKENYTKINYFLSGPGCDEPPRGRFGVDKDTGFVKVYSILDREDIGFYRLKGIAKFLDGTLAENDVYLNITVLDINDNPPVIKVQQVGYVNESSAEGTIVMRVIATDADQENTLHSKISYRIVGQSSSAGMFFINSQTGEVMVQQRTLDREKQDTYRLTIEASDMGGQAGGLRGTGEIEIKILDINDNIPTLEKESYEGSVEENTIGVEVMRIKALDMDMMYTDNWLAMFEFISGNEAGYFSITTDSKTNEGIIMINKALDYEELKVLNLEVGVSNKAQYNFGSSHTSTGTLIKKRYPLKINVVNQKEGPRFQPNVKVVTLSEDHTTISLGKVIGTYAAIDSDTLQTATNVRYVKLRDRDNWLIIDGKTADIKLNKLPDRESKFLINGTYYAEIICITNDAPSKTATGTIAIQVEDFNDHCPELTAKTQTMCLGDNVVYLTATDGDEFPNAAPFDFTLIHELSKGQWQMEPLNATTAILRNQDYLWPGIYKVAVDVKDQQGKSCHDVQMVEVTVCTCHKVVKACLAPRTDGATAVFGASGILLLLLGLLLLLLVPLLLLFCLCGDAAAVGAFKAIPYDTKQQLISYHTEGQGEDKDVPLMTAPVEVDGGHITTQNVNNYASRYTGGLAELGGANFGGAASGGGVNISTVTAENMHQYNQYNYSGGQMGMDTGAGMMTGQEHLHSRYRTGAFDGMALSEEFLGEYYTSKANHATQQSQQKDGPLIYDYEGQESLAGSVGCCSLLENEDDLSFLDDLGPKFKTLAEICHGSTLVTDTVDAGVSISPPRPVSPARPSTSTHTHVHTHRETIRDRDRDHISFNTLNTSSVASGSSAIVQEERITERATVPNVHVKEKLVIPNQTMLIQQPTMYYAATPMYVVESKPQMVLVAGGAQQAVGQVPLGHVGMTQGLVQVGGLQGSQGVVLVDRHIGTGGMTGQVAQGLSQGTISRSRQVLVENGSLDGAQVAHLAQGFVQTGHGYAAEQGLGGRGQGMQVKTQSFSVGSSGSAGSNGEFAMTATPKMQGGQRVVVQHKKVSVTERNIESSTTA; from the exons ATGGCTCCTCTGCTAAGATGCACCGTTGTCATTCTACTGGCCGTCGTCCTAACG CTTGTTCCGGTGAGGGCGAAAGGAAATGGACAAGTCCTACGGAGACATAAGAGAGAGTGGATTGTTCCCTCCAGGGACCTGAAGGAGGGACATGACTACACTGGCTTGGACTATATTGCAATA attcgCTCTGATAAGGAGAACTACACAAAGATAAATTATTTCCTATCGGGGCCCGGTTGTGACGAGCCTCCTCGAGGTAGATTCGGGGTTGACAAGGACACTGGCTTTGTCAAAGTCTACTCCATTCTGGACCGAGAGGACATCGGCTTCTATCGC ttaAAAGGTATTGCCAAATTCCTCGACGGGACCCTTGCTGAAAACGATGTTTACCTGAATATTACTGTTTTGGATATAAATGACAACCCGCCAGTCATTAAAGTGCAGCAAGTCGGATATGTCAATGAATCGAGCGCAGAAG GTACTATTGTGATGAGAGTGATAGCTACTGATGCAGATCAAGAGAACACACTGCACTCCAAGATCAGCTACAGGATTGTGGGGCAGAGTAGCTCTGCTGGGATGTTCTTCATCAACTCTCAGACTGGAGAGGTCATGGTTCAACAGCGCACTCTAGATCGCGAG aAACAAGATACGTATAGGTTGACCATAGAAGCCTCAGACATGGGTGGACAGGCTGGAGGACTCAGAGGAACCGGCGAAATTGAGATCAAGATTCTGGACATAAATGACAATATTCCAACCCTGGAAAAAGAGTCG TATGAAGGGAGCGTGGAGGAGAACACCATCGGTGTGGAAGTGATGAGGATCAAAGCTCTTGACATGGATATGATGTACACTGACAACTGGCTGGCTATGTTTGAATTCATTTCAGGGAATGAGGCTGGCTACTTCAGCATCACTACTGATTCTAAAACCAACGAGGGAATCATCATGATTAACAAG GCGTTGGACTATGAAGAACTAAAGGTGCTCAACCTGGAAGTGGGCGTTTCCAACAAAGCACAGTACAACTTTGGCAGCTCACACACCTCAACGGGGaccttaattaaaaaaagataccCCCTTAAAATCAATGTGGTCAATCAGAAGGAAGGACCCCGTTTCCAGCCAAATGTCAAAGTGGTGACTCTCTCTGAGGACCACACGACCATCTCCCTCGGCAAAGTCATCGGCACCTACGCTGCGATTGACAGTGACACTCTACAGACGGCCACCAATGTGAG gTATGTCAAACTCCGCGACCGTGACAACTGGTTGATTATTGACGGGAAGACAGCAGATATCAAGCTGAACAAACTGCCTGACAGAGAGTCCAAATTCTTGATCAATGGAACATACTATGCTGAAATTATATGCATCACCAATG ATGCTCCCTCAAAAACTGCCACAGGGACCATAGCCATTCAGGTGGAGGACTTCAATGATCACTGTCCTGAACTGACTGCTAAAACTCAAACAATGTGTCTCGGGGATAATGTGGTCTACCTCACAGCCACAGACGGAGATGAGTTCCCCAATGCAGCACCATTTGACTTCACCCTGATCCACGAGCTCAGCAAGGGGCAGTGGCAAATGGAGCCATTAAATG CAACCACAGCCATTCTGCGGAACCAAGACTACTTGTGGCCGGGTATTTACAAAGTGGCAGTGGACGTCAAAGACCAGCAGGGAAAGTCATGTCATGATGTGCAGATGGTGGAGGTTACTGTGTGCACTTGCCACAAGGTCGTTAAAGCCTGTTTGGCACCCAGAACGGACGGTGCAACAGCAGTTTTTGGGGCTTCAGGTATCCTGCTGCTACTCCTGGGACTGCTGCTTCTACTGC TGGTGccattgctgctgctgttctgcctGTGTGGAGATGCAGCTGCTGTTGGAGCTTTCAAGGCCATTCCATACGATACTAAGCAACAGCTGATCTCGTATCACACGGAGGGACAGGGAGAAGACAAG GATGTTCCTCTTATGACTGCCCCAGTAGAAGTTGATGGTGGCCACATAACTACCCAGAATGTCAACAATTATGCAAGCAGGTACACCGGGGGACTGGCAGAACTAGGAGGAGCAAACTTTGGAGGAGCAGCCTCAGGTGGTGGCGTAAACATCTCAACCGTGACAGCTGAGAACATGCACCAGTACAACCAGTATAACTATTCTGGTGGGCAAATGGGGATGGACACAGGCGCTGGGATGATGACAGGACAAGAACATCTTCACTCCAGATACAGGACTGGGGCCTTTGATGGGATGGCCCTGTCTGAAGAGTTCCTGGGAGAGTATTATACAAGT AAAGCCAACCATGCCACTCAACAATCCCAGCAGAAGGATGGTCCGCTGATCTATGACTATGAGGGTCAGGAGTCCCTTGCAGGTTCTGTAGGTTGCTGCAGCCTTCTAGAGAATGAGGATGATCTTTCGTTCCTCGATGATCTTGGGCCCAAATTCAAAACCCTGGCTGAGATCTGTCACGGCTCAACCTTGGTGACTGATACTGTGGATGCTGGGGTTTCTATCTCTCCACCCAGACCTGTGTCTCCTGCCAGGCCCTCCActtccacccacacacatgttCATACTCACAGAGAAACAATCAGGGACAGGGACAGGGACCACATCAGCTTCAACACCCTCAACACCTCCAGTGTAGCATCTGGATCCTCTGCCATCGTCCAGGAAGAACGAATCACTGAAAGAGCCACTGTTCCCAATGTACATGTCAAGGAAAAGCTTGTGATTCCCAATCAGACGATGCTCATACAGCAGCCCACTATGTACTATGCTGCCACACCCATGTACGTAGTAGAGTCTAAGCCACAAATGGTGCTGGTGGCAGGTGGTGCCCAGCAAGCAGTGGGTCAAGTACCGCTTGGCCATGTTGGGATGACTCAAGGGCTGGTGCAGGTTGGTGGCCTCCAAGGTTCTCAGGGTGTGGTCCTTGTAGATAGGCATATAGGAACGGGTGGGATGACAGGGCAGGTAGCACAAGGCCTTTCGCAGGGAACCATCTCCAGGTCTAGACAAGTGTTGGTGGAGAATGGGTCCTTAGATGGAGCGCAAGTTGCGCACTTAGCACAGGGCTTTGTACAGACAGGACATGGGTATGCTGCAGAGCAAGGCTTGGGGGGCAGGGGTCAAGGTATGCAGGTGAAAACTCAAAGTTTTTCAGTAGGTTCAAGTGGTTCTGCGGGGTCAAATGGAGAGTTTGCAATGACAGCCACACCCAAAATGCAAGGAGGCCAGAGAGTGGTTGTGCAACATAAGAAGGTGtcagtgacagagaggaatATTGAATCCAGCACAACAGCGTAA